From a region of the Clupea harengus chromosome 9, Ch_v2.0.2, whole genome shotgun sequence genome:
- the LOC105905720 gene encoding olfactory receptor 52B2-like, producing the protein MDNVSNISSVLTLQGLDVPQERAFLAILLATLGYMVVVFCNLLLLITIILNKHLHQPMYFLLINMPINDLIGSTALFSQLLRQFLSNSKAIEFPACVTQAFFIHIYATGVVFVLTAMAYDRYIAICRPLRYATIMTNAHIVRIITLIWGSNLLLIGGLFILLLRLPRCRNNVTHTYCDNPSLLRLMCADTTINNIYGILTVVCTQPITVGLILFTYLQILIACFRSKNTDTRSKAMQTCATHLVVFLLFECLGLFTVISYRIKNLSPALTKFIGVSTLIFPPTLNPIIYGINTKELRKRAIMLFKKNVFQM; encoded by the coding sequence ATGGACAATGTTTCAAATATATCCTCTGTTTTGACACTCCAAGGCTTAGATGTACCTCAGGAAAGAGCTTTTCTGGCTATTCTTTTGGCCACGCTGGGCTACATGGTTGTTGTTTTCTGCAATCTTCTTCTACTCATTACCATAATTCTCAACAAGCATCTTCACCAGCCGATGTACTTTCTTCTGATAAACATGCCGATCAACGACCTCATTGGCTCCACAGCCTTATTTTCTCAACTCTTGAGacagtttttgtcaaattccAAGGCCATAGAGTTCCCTGCCTGTGTTACTCAAGCTTTTTTTATTCACATCTATGCCACAGGGGTAGTGTTTGTCTTAACTGCCATGGCGTATGATAGATATATTGCTATATGTAGACCATTGCGGTATGCCACAATaatgacaaatgcacacattgtGAGAATCATCACACTAATCTGGGGTTCTAATTTGCTTTTGATTGGAGGTCTTTTCATCCTCCTTCTGAGGTTACCTCGCTGCAGAAATAATGTAACTCACACTTACTGTGACAACCCATCACTGTTGAGATTGATGTGTGCAGATACAACCATTAATAACATCTATGGTATTCTGACAGTGGTTTGCACACAGCCAATAACTGTGGGTCTAATTCTGTTCACCTACCTGCAGATTCTGATTGCCTGTTTCAGgagcaaaaacacagacacaagaagCAAAGCCATGCAAACGTGTGCCACACATCTGgttgtttttctcctttttgaGTGTTTAGGGCTTTTCACTGTTATTTCGTACAGGATAAAAAATCTTTCTCCTGCTCTTACCAAATTTATTGGTGTTTCCACATTAATATTCCCTCCAACACTGAATCCAATTATTTATGGAATCAATACAAAAGAACTCAGAAAAAGAGCTATCATGCTTTTCaagaaaaatgtatttcaaatgtGA
- the LOC105903206 gene encoding olfactory receptor 52D1-like produces MGGFDLAETAAYVTIAIGILIYVFALCSNLLLLVIIAVNAHLHQPMYLLLFSLSFNDIIGVSAMIPPVVYNLMTEQRHTSFLSCLFQALFLHLNVGATFLILSAMAFDRYIAICHPLRYHAIMSKTTVNYILMLCCLINFLLVGSVFGLTLRYPFCSTHVSNFYCDNMSILRMTCAKDITINNLYGLFITGLYHGLTLFSIAFSYTFILIACFRNKDSDARSKALYTCATHFLVFVIYECSAAVIVLVYRIPQSPLNLKKFMAMSLVVFPSCLNPIIYGAKTKEIKQKIKQIYKIFQRSALEKPRLNRVKTIAE; encoded by the coding sequence ATGGGTGGCTTTGACTTAGCAGAGACAGCAGCCTATGTGACTATTGCAATTGGAATTCTAATTTATGTATTTGCACTGTGTTCTAATTTGCTTCTTTTAGTTATCATAGCTGTCAATGCACATCTGCATCAGCCAATGTACCTATTATTGTTCAGTTTATCTTTCAATGACATTATAGGTGTGAGTGCCATGATTCCACCGGTTGTCTATAACCTGATGAcagaacagagacacacaagttTCCTTTCATGCCTGTTTCAGGCCTTATTCCTGCATTTGAATGTTGGTGCTACTTTCCTCATTTTGTCAGCAATGGCTTTTGATAGATACATAGCTATATGCCACCCTTTAagatatcatgcaattatgtcCAAAACTACTGTCAATTACATCTTAATGTTATGCTGCTTAATTAATTTCCTTCTGGTGGGGTCTGTATTTGGGCTCACCTTGCGTTACCCATTTTGCTCAACACATGTCTCTAATTTCTACTGTGATAATATGTCAATCCTCAGGATGACTTGTGCAAAGGACATTACCATAAACAATCTTTACGGTTTATTTATCACAGGTCTTTATCATGGACTTACTCTGTTTTCTATTGCGTTTTCTTATACATTTATTCTAATTGCATGTTTCAGAAATAAGGACTCTGATGCTAGGTCAAAGGCTTTGTATACCTGTGCAACCCACTTCCTTGTGTTTGTGATCTATGAATGCTCTGCTGCTGTAATTGTTCTTGTATACAGAATTCCTCAAAGCCCTTTAAATCTGAAGAAGTTCATGGCAATGTCACTTGTAGTATTTCCTTCCTGTCTCAATCCAATCATATATGGAGCTAAAACTAAAGAGATCAAGCAAAAGATAAAACAGatttacaaaatatttcaaagaaGTGCTTTGGAAAAACCAAGACTGAACAGAGTGAAAACAATAGCTGAATAA